The following proteins are co-located in the Apium graveolens cultivar Ventura chromosome 5, ASM990537v1, whole genome shotgun sequence genome:
- the LOC141724737 gene encoding pto-interacting protein 1, which yields MSCFGCCSEDSMQKTADNGPYMTHQAAGANGAYHARETVPKDTQTIDVQPISVSALQVDELKDITDNFGTKALIGEGSYGRVYHGILKTGQAAAIKKLDSSKQPDQEFLAQVSMVSRLKHDNVVELLGYCVDGGLRVLAYEYASNGSLHDILHGRKGVKGAQPGPVLSWSQRVKIAVGAAKGLEYLHEKAQPHIIHRDIKSSNVLLFDDDVAKVADFDLSNQAPDMAARLHSTRVLGTFGYHAPEYAMTGQLSSKSDVYSFGVVLLELLTGRKPVDHTLPRGQQSLVTWATPRLSEDKVKQCVDTRLNGEYPPKAVAKMAAVAALCVQYEADFRPNMSIVVKALQPLLNTRSGPPSESHH from the exons ATGAGTTGTTTTGGCTGTTGCTCAGAAGATAGTATGCAAAAGACTGCTGATAATGGACCTTATATGACACATCAGGCAGCAG GTGCTAATGGAGCTTATCATGCCAGAGAGACAGTACCGAAAGACACGCAGACTATAGATGTCCAGCCTATAAGTGTCTCTGCACTTCAAGTGGATGAATTGAAAGATATAACAGATAATTTTGGTAcaaaggctttaattggtgagGGGTCTTATGGAAGAGTATATCACGGCATCCTCAAAACTGGGCAGGCTGCAGCCATAAAGAAGTTAGACTCTAGTAAGCAACCAGACCAAGAGTTTTTAGCACAG GTTTCTATGGTATCGAGGCTGAAACATGATAATGTTGTTGAGCTACTTGGTTATTGTGTGGATGGTGGTCTTCGTGTCCTTGCCTATGAGTATGCTTCAAATGGATCCCTTCATGATATTCTTCACG GAAGAAAAGGTGTAAAAGGTGCACAGCCAGGTCCTGTTTTGTCATGGTCCCAAAGAGTTAAGATTGCGGTTGGGGCAGCAAAGGGACTTGAATATTTACATGAGAAGGCACAACCTCACATTATTCACCGGGACATTAAGTCCAGCAATGTTTTACTTTTTGATGATGATGTGGCTAAGGTTGCTGACTTTGATCTGTCAAATCAAGCGCCTGACATGGCAGCACGTCTTCACTCCACTCGTGTTCTTGGAACTTTTGGTTATCATGCTCCTGA ATATGCAATGACTGGACAGCTGAGCTCAAAGAGTGATGTGTACAGCTTCGGTGTGGTCCTATTGGAACTCTTGACTGGGCGTAAACCTGTAGATCATACTTTACCGCGAGGACAGCAGAGTCTGGTGACATGG GCAACTCCAAGACTCAGCGAAGACAAGGTTAAGCAGTGTGTTGATACTCGACTAAATGGAGAATACCCACCCAAGGCTGTTGCTAAG ATGGCTGCAGTTGCTGCGTTGTGCGTACAATATGAAGCTGATTTCCGGCCAAACATGAGTATTGTTGTGAAGGCACTTCAACCATTATTAAATACTCGATCTGGCCCTCCCAGTGAATCGCATCACTAG
- the LOC141724738 gene encoding putative receptor-like protein kinase At5g18500, whose amino-acid sequence MGLVDDLTRETPILHIPVWALVLIFVLVSIILLVLPICISRKKSNRDTSKLPLSQDHVVSSEFKEIRIDHNSANNFVVDEANLKFSKDKYNDKDPDKFSLHLHQTKNADKSSQSGSFNNIEKGDFGSGSGEKGDGIKNNVKRPSSHPLTISSPLSGLSDFSQLSWGHWFTLRDLQVATNRFSKDNVIGEGGYGVVYRGHLANGSSVAVKKLFNNQGQAEKDFKVEVEAIGNVRHKNLVRLLGYCIEGTQRMLVYEYVNNGNLDQWLHGAMSHQGYLTWEARMKVVQGTARALAYLHEAIEPKIVHRDIKSGNILLDDDFNPKISDFGLAKLLGAGESHITTRVMGTYGYVAPEYANSGLLNEKSDVYSFGVVLLEAITGRDPVDHDRPADEVNMVDWLKLMVANRRSEEVADPTMETKPSRTALKRALLAALRCVDPDSEKRPSMSEVVRMLESDDYPLPRESRRRQRNQTGGAEADNRSQSSSTNKYKVPNLTPESRDDQRG is encoded by the exons ATGGGGCTTGTGGATGATCTGACAAGAGAAACACCGATTTTACATATTCCAGTGTGGGCTTTAGTTCTGATCTTTGTGCTTGTGTCTATAATACTCTTGGTGCTTCCAATTTGTATATCAAGAAAGAAGTCTAACAGGGATACCAGCAAACTTCCTCTTAGCCAAGATCATGTTGTATCAAGTGAATTTAAAGAGATAAGGATTGATCATAATTCAGCAAACAATTTTGTTGTCGATGAGGCTAATCTCAAATTTTCGAAGGACAAGTACAATGACAAAGATCCCGACAAATTTTCCTTGCATTTGCACCAGACAAAGAATGCTGATAAAAGCAGTCAATCAGGTTCCTTTAATAATATAGAGAAAGGTGATTTTGGTTCTGGATCAGGAGAAAAAGGGGATGGTATTAAAAATAATGTTAAAAGGCCTTCTTCCCATCCGTTAACCATTTCTTCTCCTTTATCGGGTCTATCTGACTTTTCTCAACTTAGTTGGGGTCATTGGTTTACGTTGAGGGATCTGCAAGTAGCAACAAATAGATTTTCCAAGGATAATGTCATAGGTGAAGGTGGTTATGGAGTAGTTTATCGTGGACATCTGGCTAATGGATCATCTGTAGCCGTCAAAAAGCTCTTCAATAATCA AGGACAAGCAGAAAAGGACTTCAAGGTGGAAGTCGAGGCCATTGGTAATGTTCGCCATAAAAACTTGGTAAGGCTTCTGGGGTACTGCATCGAAGGCACCCAAAG GATGTTGGTCTATGAGTATGTCAACAATGGCAATCTAGACCAGTGGCTTCATGGAGCTATGAGTCACCAAGGATATCTAACTTGGGAGGCTCGCATGAAAGTTGTCCAAGGCACTGCTAGGGC GCTAGCTTACTTGCACGAGGCTATTGAACCAAAAATTGTGCACCGAGACATCAAATCTGGAAATATACTACTAGATGATGACTTCAATCCTAAAATATCAGATTTTGGTCTGGCCAAGTTGTTGGGCGCAGGAGAGAGTCACATTACAACCAGAGTTATGGGTACCTATGG ATATGTAGCACCAGAATATGCAAATAGTGGCCTTCTAAATGAGAAGAGTGACGTCTACAGTTTTGGGGTGGTGCTTTTGGAAGCAATTACTGGAAGAGATCCCGTGGATCATGATCGTCCAGCAGATGAG GTAAATATGGTTGACTGGCTCAAATTGATGGTTGCTAATAGACGATCAGAAGAAGTAGCCGACCCAACAATGGAGACTAAGCCATCCAGAACTGCTCTGAAACGAGCCTTACTGGCTGCCCTGAGGTGTGTCGACCCAGATTCTGAAAAAAGACCATCTATGAGTGAAGTTGTCCGTATGCTTGAGTCAGACGATTATCCATTGCCACGTGAG AGTCGAAGACGTCAAAGGAATCAAACTGGAGGGGCAGAGGCAGATAACAGAAGCCAAAGCTCTAGCACAAACAAGTATAAAGTTCCCAACTTGACTCCAGAAAGCAGAGATGACCAAAGGGGATAA